A part of Vallitalea pronyensis genomic DNA contains:
- a CDS encoding stalk domain-containing protein gives MQKKRIILSVVVLCFVFTIGVNAEQIMQHVQATINKEINITFDGESIKPKNQNNEEVPILIYNNSSYLPVRSVANLAGLEVNWNNDTKTIELVKDTVNMDNPSILDLAKKNLVKANFYGDIQSTKSVSGVTNSSTDLTMQDGTKLGAGIAIDANSTENDNIFDFREYDKEIYARFNSTTVILNENYSKLMCFVKVKDITDIAATKDYISTHISIYDIDNEVLIGFYDFTSHKLGLGEESEFIPLECDVKGVNRIAFISSDYMNFEESRVIIGDIKFEK, from the coding sequence ATGCAAAAGAAAAGAATAATTTTAAGTGTTGTTGTTTTATGTTTTGTCTTTACCATAGGTGTAAATGCCGAACAAATTATGCAGCATGTACAAGCAACTATAAACAAAGAGATTAATATTACCTTTGACGGTGAGAGTATCAAGCCAAAAAATCAAAATAATGAAGAAGTGCCTATCCTTATTTATAATAACAGTTCATATTTACCTGTACGATCCGTTGCTAATCTTGCAGGGCTAGAAGTCAACTGGAACAATGATACCAAGACCATTGAACTCGTGAAAGATACTGTAAATATGGACAATCCATCTATTCTAGACTTAGCAAAGAAAAATCTTGTGAAAGCAAATTTTTATGGGGATATACAATCTACAAAGAGTGTTTCAGGTGTTACGAACTCAAGTACCGATTTAACCATGCAAGACGGCACTAAGCTAGGGGCAGGTATTGCTATAGATGCCAATTCCACAGAAAATGATAATATATTTGATTTTAGGGAATATGATAAAGAAATCTATGCACGTTTTAACTCAACAACTGTCATTCTTAATGAGAATTATAGTAAGTTAATGTGTTTTGTTAAAGTTAAAGACATTACAGATATAGCGGCAACAAAAGATTATATATCTACCCATATTAGTATTTATGATATTGACAATGAAGTCCTAATTGGCTTTTATGATTTTACAAGCCATAAACTAGGCTTGGGTGAAGAAAGTGAATTTATTCCTTTAGAATGTGACGTTAAAGGGGTAAATCGTATTGCCTTTATTTCATCAGATTACATGAATTTTGAAGAAAGTCGGGTTATAATAGGCGATATAAAATTTGAAAAATAA
- a CDS encoding recombinase family protein codes for MNYAYQRVSTKRQDVKRQEISLDNYKIDKKYIDKASGKNMDRIQLNKLKLVVQQGDNIYVESISRLGRNVNDLRELGDYFVKKGAVVHFIKEGFSTNSNMYKFYLTILGAVAEIELENTNERVREGIKKAKLYGTKSGRSIGRPPITKLPPNFEKYYDKCISDEITKVEFAKLMEVSRRTIYRYIDFYKMQKSKE; via the coding sequence ATGAATTATGCATATCAAAGGGTATCCACTAAACGCCAGGATGTCAAACGTCAAGAGATCTCACTTGATAATTACAAAATAGATAAAAAATACATTGATAAAGCTTCAGGTAAGAATATGGATAGAATCCAACTTAATAAGTTAAAGTTAGTTGTGCAGCAAGGGGATAATATTTATGTAGAAAGTATTAGCCGTCTAGGTAGAAATGTAAATGATCTTAGAGAGTTAGGTGATTACTTTGTGAAAAAAGGAGCTGTTGTCCATTTTATTAAAGAAGGGTTCAGTACTAACAGTAATATGTATAAGTTTTACTTGACTATTCTAGGAGCTGTAGCAGAGATAGAACTAGAAAATACTAACGAACGTGTTAGAGAAGGTATCAAAAAAGCTAAACTTTATGGAACAAAAAGCGGTAGGTCTATAGGTAGACCACCTATAACAAAGTTACCGCCCAATTTTGAAAAGTATTATGATAAGTGTATATCTGATGAGATTACGAAAGTAGAATTTGCAAAGCTTATGGAGGTTAGTAGAAGAACAATTTATAGGTATATAGATTTTTATAAAATGCAAAAATCAAAAGAATAA